In Blastopirellula sp. J2-11, a single genomic region encodes these proteins:
- a CDS encoding GNAT family N-acetyltransferase, which translates to MTTDNSPLITRVASRRDHSACAKIFYAARKATFHWMPPAKIRFDDFDQATADEPIWVAERRRKIVGFVSWWPPENFIHNLFVAPDQQRSGVGEKLLEACLAQIGRPARLKCNMANAAALAFYEKLGWRRDSQSSSPEGLYWLMMLEGEK; encoded by the coding sequence ATGACCACTGATAATTCCCCTTTGATCACGCGAGTCGCCAGCCGGCGCGATCATTCCGCCTGCGCGAAGATCTTCTACGCGGCGCGGAAAGCGACCTTTCATTGGATGCCGCCGGCCAAGATTCGCTTTGACGACTTTGACCAGGCGACCGCCGACGAGCCGATCTGGGTCGCCGAGCGGCGGCGAAAGATCGTCGGCTTCGTCTCGTGGTGGCCTCCTGAAAACTTCATTCACAACTTGTTTGTAGCGCCCGACCAACAGCGCAGCGGCGTCGGCGAAAAACTACTGGAAGCATGTTTAGCGCAGATCGGCCGGCCTGCCCGGCTGAAATGCAACATGGCCAACGCAGCGGCGCTGGCGTTTTATGAAAAGCTAGGCTGGCGGCGCGATTCGCAATCGTCCAGTCCCGAGGGACTTTATTGGTTGATGATGTTGGAGGGAGAAAAATAG